In Brevibacillus brevis NBRC 100599, a single genomic region encodes these proteins:
- a CDS encoding CheR family methyltransferase, with product MEDKDFLQFIASVKKMTGIDLALYKEAQMKRRLTSLRQKRGYTTFAQYFDAIAKDKELFYEFLDRMTINVSEFFRNPGRWEVLENKILPRLAKQSPRVKCWSAACSTGEEPYTLSLILLRQKLDATVLASDIDEGALAKAKQGVYTDRSLQDCPKDLVTKYFEKDTLSYRITDEVKRKVTFKKHNLLADSFDSQFDLIICRNVMIYFTEEAKHELYHKFSRALKPGGVLFVGSTEQIFQPQQYQLETEDTFFYRKMG from the coding sequence ATGGAAGATAAGGACTTTCTCCAATTTATAGCTAGTGTGAAAAAAATGACTGGAATTGATCTTGCCCTCTACAAGGAAGCACAGATGAAGCGCCGTCTAACCTCGTTGAGACAAAAGCGGGGGTACACCACATTTGCCCAGTATTTCGATGCCATCGCTAAAGACAAGGAGCTTTTCTACGAGTTCCTCGATCGGATGACCATCAACGTATCGGAATTTTTCCGTAATCCAGGCCGGTGGGAAGTTCTCGAGAATAAAATTTTGCCACGCTTGGCAAAGCAATCCCCACGGGTGAAATGCTGGAGTGCGGCATGCTCGACAGGGGAGGAGCCGTACACACTTTCACTTATTTTGTTACGTCAGAAGTTGGATGCGACCGTGCTCGCTTCCGATATTGATGAGGGTGCACTGGCAAAAGCAAAGCAAGGGGTATACACGGACCGTTCCCTGCAAGATTGTCCGAAAGACCTCGTTACGAAGTATTTTGAAAAAGATACACTCAGCTATCGCATCACGGACGAAGTGAAGAGAAAAGTGACGTTCAAAAAACATAATTTATTGGCGGACTCATTTGATTCTCAATTTGATTTAATTATTTGCCGGAACGTGATGATTTACTTTACCGAAGAAGCAAAGCATGAGCTGTATCATAAGTTTAGCCGGGCACTAAAGCCTGGTGGGGTACTCTTTGTAGGCAGCACAGAACAAATTTTTCAGCCGCAGCAATACCAACTGGAGACAGAGGATACGTTCTTCTATCGAAAAATGGGTTGA
- the aroC gene encoding chorismate synthase, protein MRYLTAGESHGPQLTAIIEGVPSNLPISIEEINEQLARRQKGHGRGRRMQIEKDQVKILSGVRHGYTTGAPITLVVENKDWTHWQGIMSAEPVEEGSEEKRRVSRPRPGHADLNGAIKYHQRDMRNILERSSARETTVRVAVGAVARQLLAQFGIRIGGQVLQINEIVAKRQEVSLDELIARTEESPVRCLDKEAEPLMMAAIDKAKEDGDSLGGTVEVIVEGVPIGLGSHVQWDRKLDGRLAQAIMSIQAFKGVEIGIGFEAAGLKGSQVHDEIVWNEETGYSRKTNRAGGLEGGMTTGMPVVVRGVMKPIPTLYKPLMSVDIDSREPFSASIERSDSCAVPAASVVAEAVVAWEIANAMCEKFPSDSLDDMEENVRQYRAYTEKF, encoded by the coding sequence ATGCGTTACTTGACAGCAGGGGAATCCCACGGGCCGCAATTAACAGCTATCATTGAGGGCGTACCGAGCAACCTGCCGATTTCCATTGAGGAAATTAATGAGCAGTTGGCACGTCGTCAGAAAGGCCATGGCCGCGGCAGAAGAATGCAGATTGAAAAGGATCAGGTGAAAATTCTTTCTGGTGTCCGTCATGGATATACAACCGGAGCTCCTATCACACTGGTCGTTGAAAATAAGGATTGGACGCATTGGCAAGGCATCATGAGTGCTGAGCCTGTAGAGGAAGGCTCTGAAGAAAAGCGTCGTGTTTCCCGTCCACGTCCTGGACATGCTGATTTAAACGGGGCGATTAAGTATCATCAACGCGATATGCGCAATATTCTGGAACGTTCCAGCGCTCGTGAGACTACTGTCCGCGTAGCTGTTGGTGCAGTCGCTCGCCAATTGCTGGCTCAATTTGGTATCCGTATTGGCGGACAGGTACTCCAGATTAATGAGATCGTGGCGAAGCGACAAGAAGTAAGTCTGGACGAGCTGATTGCGCGCACAGAAGAATCGCCAGTGCGCTGCTTGGATAAAGAAGCGGAGCCGCTGATGATGGCAGCGATTGACAAAGCAAAAGAAGACGGGGATTCCCTCGGTGGTACCGTAGAAGTAATCGTGGAAGGCGTGCCGATTGGCTTGGGTAGCCATGTGCAATGGGACCGCAAGCTGGATGGACGTCTTGCACAAGCGATAATGAGCATTCAGGCTTTCAAAGGTGTCGAAATCGGAATCGGATTCGAGGCAGCCGGTCTGAAAGGCTCGCAAGTTCATGACGAGATTGTTTGGAACGAAGAAACTGGCTACAGCCGTAAAACGAATCGTGCAGGAGGACTCGAAGGCGGAATGACGACAGGAATGCCTGTAGTTGTTCGCGGTGTCATGAAGCCGATCCCTACCTTGTACAAGCCACTGATGAGTGTGGATATTGATTCGAGAGAGCCATTCTCAGCGAGCATTGAGCGTTCCGACAGCTGTGCTGTTCCAGCGGCAAGTGTGGTTGCGGAGGCAGTGGTAGCATGGGAGATCGCGAATGCCATGTGCGAAAAATTCCCTTCTGACTCTCTCGACGACATGGAAGAAAACGTACGTCAATACCGTGCGTACACGGAGAAATTCTAA
- the aroB gene encoding 3-dehydroquinate synthase, translating into MSVEKLTVELGERSYEIVIGEGLLDQAAALLVEAGIASTSKLMIVTDENVAVHYLEPLLGVLRQHGYQAHSAVIAAGEQSKSLAVYERLMTEAIDAGLDRKSAVLALGGGVVGDLAGFVAATYMRGIDFVQMPTTLLAHDSSVGGKVAINHPLGKNLIGAFHQPKVVIYDTIALHSLPKREVAAGFAEVVKHGLIADAAFVDWLEDNADRLWQLDSELLGKAIEKGCAVKAAIVSQDETEQGQRALLNLGHTFGHAFEALSAYSTLNHGEAISIGMCLAAKVAERIGFAETGVYHRTKRMLELFHLPTAWPGNLSPEAVLEAMKRDKKTVGGKLALVLPRAIGQVEVVKNIEEELILGVMREEVEG; encoded by the coding sequence ATGAGCGTGGAGAAGCTGACTGTTGAGCTGGGCGAGCGCTCCTACGAAATTGTGATAGGCGAGGGTCTTTTGGACCAGGCAGCAGCGTTGCTAGTAGAGGCAGGGATTGCTTCTACTAGCAAGCTGATGATTGTCACAGATGAGAATGTAGCCGTTCATTACTTAGAGCCTTTGCTGGGTGTATTGCGGCAGCATGGGTATCAAGCCCACTCAGCTGTCATTGCTGCTGGAGAACAATCGAAGAGCCTGGCTGTCTACGAGCGATTGATGACAGAGGCAATTGATGCAGGACTGGACAGGAAGTCTGCTGTATTGGCTCTCGGTGGCGGAGTCGTCGGTGACTTGGCTGGATTTGTGGCTGCTACGTACATGCGCGGCATTGATTTCGTACAAATGCCGACTACCTTGCTCGCACATGATAGCTCGGTTGGCGGAAAAGTAGCGATCAATCATCCACTCGGAAAAAATCTCATTGGGGCTTTCCATCAGCCCAAAGTTGTTATTTATGACACGATAGCCTTGCATAGCTTGCCGAAGCGGGAAGTCGCAGCAGGCTTTGCAGAAGTTGTGAAGCATGGACTTATCGCTGACGCTGCCTTTGTCGATTGGCTGGAGGACAACGCTGATAGGCTATGGCAGCTCGATTCAGAATTATTAGGGAAAGCCATTGAAAAAGGTTGCGCAGTCAAAGCGGCTATTGTTTCTCAAGACGAGACAGAGCAAGGGCAGCGTGCATTGCTGAATTTGGGTCATACGTTTGGTCATGCGTTTGAAGCACTGTCTGCTTACTCCACCCTGAATCATGGGGAAGCTATCTCCATTGGGATGTGTTTGGCTGCAAAGGTAGCGGAACGGATTGGTTTTGCCGAGACAGGTGTATACCATCGCACAAAACGGATGCTGGAATTGTTCCACCTGCCAACGGCGTGGCCGGGCAATCTCTCGCCAGAAGCTGTGCTGGAAGCCATGAAACGAGACAAAAAGACAGTAGGCGGAAAGCTGGCCTTGGTGCTGCCTAGGGCAATCGGGCAGGTTGAAGTCGTCAAAAATATAGAAGAAGAACTCATACTGGGAGTTATGAGAGAAGAAGTGGAGGGATAA
- the aroH gene encoding chorismate mutase, translating into MGTRGIRGAVTVEVDMREEIVSATKWLLEEMVSRNEVNPEDIGSIIITTTEDLCATFPAQAARLLEGEAWQYVPLMCAREIPVPGGLPLCIRVMMHVNTDKTAKDIHHVFLRDAVKLRPDLTNRG; encoded by the coding sequence ATGGGAACGAGAGGAATCAGAGGCGCGGTCACAGTGGAAGTCGATATGCGCGAAGAGATTGTCTCCGCTACCAAATGGTTGCTGGAGGAAATGGTAAGCCGCAACGAAGTAAACCCCGAAGACATTGGCAGCATTATTATTACGACGACAGAGGACCTCTGTGCGACCTTCCCCGCTCAAGCGGCCCGTCTGCTTGAAGGAGAAGCTTGGCAATACGTCCCACTCATGTGCGCAAGAGAAATCCCGGTGCCAGGTGGCTTGCCGCTTTGTATTCGTGTCATGATGCATGTGAATACGGACAAGACAGCAAAAGACATTCATCACGTCTTTTTGCGTGATGCAGTCAAGCTGCGCCCAGATTTGACAAATCGCGGTTGA